A single Danio rerio strain Tuebingen ecotype United States chromosome 17, GRCz12tu, whole genome shotgun sequence DNA region contains:
- the cdk1 gene encoding cyclin-dependent kinase 1 — translation MDDYLKIEKIGEGTYGVVYKGRNKTTGQVVAMKKIRLESEEEGVPSTAVREISLLKELQHPNVVRLLDVLMQESKLYLVFEFLSMDLKKYLDSIPSGEFMDPMLVKSYLYQILEGILFCHCRRVLHRDLKPQNLLIDNKGVIKLADFGLARAFGVPVRVYTHEVVTLWYRAPEVLLGASRYSTPVDLWSIGTIFAELATKKPLFHGDSEIDQLFRIFRTLGTPNNEVWPDVESLPDYKNTFPKWKSGNLANTVKNLDKNGIDLLMKMLIYDPPKRISARQAMTHPYFDDLDKSSLPASNLKI, via the exons ATGGATGACTATCTGAAGATAGAGAAAATTGGTGAAG GTACGTATGGTGTAGTATATAAGGGCAGGAATAAAACCACAGGACAGGTGGTGGCGATGAAGAAGATCCGTCTGGAGAGTGAGGAGGAAGGCGTTCCCAGCACTGCTGTCAGAGAAATCTCCCTCCTCAAGGAGCTCCAGCACCCAAACGTTGTACG CCTGCTAGATGTGCTGATGCAGGAATCCAAATTATATCTAGTTTTTGAGTTTCTGTCCATGGATCTGAAGAAATATTTGGACTCCATCCCATCAGGCGAATTCATGGATCCTATGTTGGTCaag AGTTACCTTTATCAGATCCTGGAGGGGATTCTGTTCTGCCACTGTCGCAGGGTTCTGCATCGAGACCTGAAGCCCCAGAACCTGCTTATCGACAATAAAGGTGTAATTAAACTGGCAGATTTCGGCTTAGCCCGTGCCTTTGGGGTCCCAGTAAGAGTCTATACTCATGAG GTGGTCACTCTGTGGTACAGAGCTCCAGAAGTGCTGCTGGGGGCTTCACGCTATTCCACACCTGTAGATCTCTGGAGTATTGGCACCATCTTTGCTGAACTCGCCACCAAGAAACCTCTCTTCCATGGAGACTCCGAAATAGACCAACTCTTTAGGATCTTCAG GACTCTGGGGACCCCTAACAATGAGGTCTGGCCAGATGTTGAGTCTCTGCCAGACTATAAGAATACCTTCCCAAAGTGGAAATCTGGGAATCTGGCCAACACTGTGAAAAACCTGGACAAGAATGGCATCGACCTTCTCATG aaaatgctgaTTTATGACCCCCCTAAGAGGATTTCGGCACGACAAGCAATGACACATCCGTATTTTGACGATTTGGATAAGAGCAGTCTTCCAGCCAGCAACCTAAagatataa